Proteins co-encoded in one Geothermobacter ehrlichii genomic window:
- a CDS encoding c-type cytochrome: MKSLLPILMLMLAGTAFASGAGHHSHGGGDHMVTMGAVKKKIPAEYRVMDRTPVAPTAASLQSGADLFARNCAVCHGAEGRGDGPAAASLPTPPANFHDAHHRGFYGPGEKYWIISNGLQSGMPPFGERLSSRQRWDLVNHILNLPQENLNALFD, encoded by the coding sequence ATGAAAAGCCTGTTGCCGATACTCATGCTGATGCTGGCCGGCACCGCTTTCGCCTCGGGTGCGGGGCATCATTCCCACGGTGGCGGTGACCACATGGTAACCATGGGGGCGGTCAAAAAGAAGATTCCGGCCGAATACCGGGTGATGGACAGGACGCCGGTGGCGCCGACCGCGGCCTCGCTGCAAAGCGGTGCCGACCTTTTCGCCCGCAACTGCGCCGTCTGCCACGGTGCCGAAGGAAGGGGAGACGGCCCTGCAGCCGCTTCCCTGCCGACCCCGCCGGCCAATTTCCACGATGCCCATCACCGCGGCTTTTACGGTCCGGGCGAGAAGTACTGGATCATCAGCAACGGCCTGCAGAGCGGCATGCCGCCCTTCGGTGAGCGGCTCTCCTCCAGGCAGCGCTGGGATCTGGTGAATCATATTCTCAACCTTCCGCAGGAGAATCTGAATGCGCTGTTTGACTAG
- a CDS encoding TolC family protein, with translation MRCLTRFLGCLLFLLLPLQVWAIPTLDRLVDEALRNNPDLQAARARWQMVGHQEIPAGTLPDPQLSLSLVNLPTDTLAFDETPMSGKDIRLSQKFPFPGKLGTRRQMAEYQTLWYRHAWEDARLQLAGKVKQSWYRLYFLDRAIALTKKNLAVLDDVIRFAETRYAVGKGLQQDVLKAQVEHSRLTDRLLALQQQRRTTLERFNSLLARSPGQPMQTPERLQPETFALSEEQLRQLSRRNRPLNAAYRALIDRFKSKRRLAELDFRPDFTVWAGYRLRDEVAGDSARGQDFISGGVNLNLPVWQRKRHAQVAEADSAVRMARAQYEQFLNQVDFRLADAYARMAKNRDLIELYEKGLLPQAEQAYRASMAAYQVGKVEFLSLLDALMKLYRFQIDHERAVSEYQVSLAELETEAGLSVSDAGIDTPEQPKAD, from the coding sequence ATGCGCTGTTTGACTAGATTTCTCGGTTGCCTGCTGTTTCTGCTCCTGCCCTTGCAGGTCTGGGCGATTCCGACGCTCGATCGCCTGGTTGACGAGGCGCTGCGCAACAACCCCGATCTGCAGGCGGCCAGGGCCCGCTGGCAGATGGTCGGACACCAGGAGATTCCCGCCGGGACCCTGCCCGACCCGCAGCTTTCCCTGTCGCTGGTGAATCTGCCGACCGATACGCTCGCCTTTGACGAGACGCCGATGAGCGGCAAGGATATCCGGCTGTCGCAGAAGTTTCCCTTCCCCGGCAAGCTGGGGACCCGGCGGCAGATGGCGGAGTACCAGACCCTCTGGTACCGTCATGCCTGGGAGGACGCCCGGCTGCAACTGGCCGGCAAGGTGAAGCAGAGCTGGTACCGGCTCTACTTTCTCGATCGCGCCATTGCCCTGACGAAGAAGAACCTTGCCGTTCTCGACGATGTCATCCGTTTCGCCGAAACCCGCTATGCCGTCGGCAAGGGCCTGCAGCAGGATGTGCTCAAGGCCCAGGTCGAGCATTCACGGCTCACCGACCGGCTTTTAGCGCTGCAGCAGCAACGACGCACGACCCTTGAGCGCTTCAACAGCCTGCTGGCCCGTTCTCCCGGTCAGCCGATGCAGACGCCCGAACGGCTGCAGCCCGAAACGTTCGCCCTGAGCGAGGAACAGCTGCGGCAACTGTCGCGGCGAAACCGGCCGCTCAACGCCGCCTACCGGGCCCTGATCGACAGGTTCAAGAGCAAGCGGCGGCTGGCCGAACTCGATTTCCGGCCCGATTTCACGGTCTGGGCCGGTTACCGGCTGCGGGACGAGGTCGCGGGCGATTCGGCCCGGGGGCAGGATTTCATCAGTGGGGGCGTCAACCTCAACCTTCCCGTCTGGCAACGGAAAAGGCATGCCCAGGTAGCCGAGGCCGATTCGGCTGTTCGCATGGCCCGGGCCCAGTACGAACAGTTTCTCAACCAGGTCGATTTTCGTCTCGCCGACGCCTATGCCCGGATGGCAAAGAACCGGGATCTGATCGAACTCTACGAAAAGGGGCTGCTTCCCCAGGCCGAACAGGCCTATCGGGCCAGCATGGCTGCTTACCAGGTCGGCAAGGTCGAGTTTCTGAGTCTGCTCGACGCATTGATGAAGCTCTACCGTTTTCAGATCGACCATGAGCGCGCCGTCAGCGAATACCAGGTCAGCCTGGCCGAGCTGGAAACCGAAGCCGGACTGTCGGTATCCGATGCCGGCATCGACACCCCGGAGCAACCCAAGGCTGATTGA